TGTGGGAGCAGGTGCGGGCCTACGACGGCGCTTACGAGATGCGGGCTTAACCTCCGGGGACGAAAGGCACGTCGTCCGGGGCGGCGTGCCGCGCGGCCAGCACCGCGCGGGCGGCGTCACCGATCGGAATGCGCAGCGGCAGTTGCGGTTTCTCGGCGGCGTCGGCGATCTCCGCCGCGACCTGCTCGGGTGTGATCATCAGGCCGCGCAACTCGTCGTCGCCGGCCACCCCCGCGTAGGGGTCGTCCTGAAGCGTGTAGGTCGTCACGTTGTCCAGCGCCCCCGAACTGACGGCGCCGGGCTGCAGCAGCCCGGGCTGGATGCCGAGCGGGCCGGCTTCGATCGCGAGGGCTTCGACGAGCGCCTCCAGCGCCCATTTCGTCGACGCGTAAGCCGCCCCGAGTGGCAGCGTGACCCGCCCGGCGACGCTCGACATGAACAGCAGCTTGCCCTCGCCGCGCGCCCGCATGCCCGGCAACGCCGCTTGTGCGACGCGCAGCGCGCCGACGGTGTTCAGGTTGAACAGGCGTTGCAACTCGTCGAGAGGAATCGCTTCCACCGCGGCGTAGAAGATC
The sequence above is a segment of the Candidatus Mycobacterium wuenschmannii genome. Coding sequences within it:
- a CDS encoding SDR family NAD(P)-dependent oxidoreductase, which encodes MSTVLVTGAGRGIGRAITEEFIRRGHRVIGTARKTDSLDGLDLAQKLALDVTDDASVRAAFEAAGDVDVVVVNPAEIFYAAVEAIPLDELQRLFNLNTVGALRVAQAALPGMRARGEGKLLFMSSVAGRVTLPLGAAYASTKWALEALVEALAIEAGPLGIQPGLLQPGAVSSGALDNVTTYTLQDDPYAGVAGDDELRGLMITPEQVAAEIADAAEKPQLPLRIPIGDAARAVLAARHAAPDDVPFVPGG